The following are from one region of the Quercus robur chromosome 1, dhQueRobu3.1, whole genome shotgun sequence genome:
- the LOC126714955 gene encoding piriformospora indica-insensitive protein 2-like, whose amino-acid sequence MKSFITISNAIFAVFTFCLVAWCCGHEDIDVAPMEKTEKEALYSAVQGFVGNWWNGSGLYPDPCGWTPIQGVSCDLFDGLWYVTTLNIGPIHDNSLGCAKNLEFRTQLFELKHLKSLSFFKCFVSPKRHPIAIPSNSWDKLGGSLESLEFRSNPGLIGKIPISFSALVKLKSLVLLENGLTGNIPTNIGNLINLKRLVLAGNRFVGWIPDSFGGLNELLIYDLSRNTLSGLLPLTLGGLTSLLKLDLSNNQLEGMLPSEISNLKNLTLLDLRNNKISGGLTKSFQGMCSLEELVLSHNPIGGDLMSLEWHYLHNLVILDLSNIGLTGEIPESISKLKRLRFLGLSDNNLTGKLSPKLATLPCVSALYLNANNLTGELNFRDDFYRKVGRRFGAWNNPNLCYPVGLVSASHVPYGVKPCQQQVTLLEHDLRTKLANGNMNQNSQFVASLGFTSYGFGAGIWWVSLVEMLTGLFLNCFL is encoded by the exons ATGAAGAGCTTCATTACTATCAGTAATGCTATTTTTGCTGTCTTCACCTTCTGTTTGGTTGCATGGTGCTGTGGACATGAAGACATTGATGTAGCTCCAATGGAGAAAACAGAAAAGGAAGCTCTTTACTCTGCTGTACAGGGCTTTGTGGGTAATTGGTGGAATGGCTCTGGTCTATATCCAGATCCTTGTGGCTGGACTCCTATACAG GGGGtttcttgtgatttgtttgatGGGCTTTGGTATGTTACTACCTTGAATATTGGGCCCATTCATGACAACTCTCTTGGTTGTGCCAAAAATTTGGAATTCAGAACACAATTGTTTGAGCTTAAGCACCTCAAAAGTCTTTCATTCTTCAAATGCTTTGTTTCACCCAAGAGGCATCCCATTGCCATTCCATCCAATAGCTGGGACAAACTTGGTGGCAGCTTAGAATCATTAGAGTTCAGATCAAACCCTGGCCTCATTGGAAAAATTCCTATCAGCTTTAGTGCCCTTGTGAAGCTCAAATCATTAGTGCTACTAGAAAATGGATTAACTGGCAATATACCGACAAATATTGGCAACTTGATCAACTTGAAGCGTCTAGTTCTTGCTGGGAACCGATTTGTTGGTTGGATTCCTGATAGTTTTGGTGGGTTGAATGAGCTACTAATATATGATTTAAGTAGGAATACACTATCTGGGCTTTTGCCATTGACTCTTGGAGGGTTGACGTCACTTTTGAAGCTTGACTTGAGCAACAATCAATTGGAAGGGATGCTTCCAAGTGAGATTAGTAACTTAAAGAATCTGACCCTTTTGGACCttagaaacaacaaaatttcaGGTGGGTTGACCAAGTCATTTCAAGGAATGTGTTCCTTAGAAGAGTTGGTCTTGTCTCACAACCCAATAGGTGGAGACCTAATGAGCCTAGAGTGGCATTACTTACATAACTTGGTCATTTTGGACCTCTCCAATATTGGGTTGACAGGGGAGATTCCTGAGTCCATATCAAAATTAAAGAGATTGAGATTTTTGGGTCTCAGTGACAATAACCTCACAGGAAAGCTGTCTCCAAAGCTAGCTACTCTACCTTGTGTTAGTGCACTCTACCTAAATGCGAACAATCTGACTGGAGAACTTAATTTTCGTGATGATTTTTATAGGAAAGTGGGAAGGCGGTTTGGGGCTTGGAACAACCCAAACCTTTGTTACCCGGTTGGGTTAGTGTCAGCTAGCCATGTTCCATATGGGGTAAAACCATGCCAGCAACAGGTCACATTGCTTGAACACGACTTAAGAACCAAGTTGGCTAATGGGAACATGAATCAAAATTCCCAATTTGTGGCCTCTTTGGGGTTTACAAGCTATGGTTTTGGTGCTGGGATTTGGTGGGTTTCTCTAGTAGAGATGTTGACAGGTCTATTCTTAAATTGTTTCCTATAG
- the LOC126714963 gene encoding nuclear matrix constituent protein 1-like isoform X1 produces MFTPQRKAWPAVTAIAPRSASAAATGKGKAVAFPDIPPPLDSLSGEAAEIGGGDMEDWKRFREAGLLDEAVMQRKDREALLLKLSKLENELYDYQYNMGLLLIEKKEWTSKYEELTQALAETQEILKREQSAHLIAFSEVEKREENLRRALSAEKKCVIDLEKSLRELQGERHQLKLTSETKLANADALVVGIGEKSLEVEEKLHAAEAKLAEVNRKSSELEMRLQEVEARESILQRERLSLVAEQEAHKAIFYKQREDLREWERKLQEGEERLCNNRKILHEREEKANEIEATIKRKERSLEEAQKKIDLSNTTLKEKEDDINERLADVVLKEKKADSLRSSLEMKEKELLVLEEKLDSRERVEIQILLDKQRAILDVKMQEFELELEEKRKSLNEEYSSKLDEVEQRKVKINHEKEKLIKQGQALDKREERLREKEKDIETKMKSCKEIEKDVKANEKRLEAEKQQILADQESLQNLRDEIEKARDENAQQKLQIQEESEKLRITKKERSEHLRLQSQLKQEIENYRLQKEMLLKEGEDLKQEREKFEKEWEVLDEKRTETSRELKQIVEEKEKLEKLQHSEEERLKKEKRAMQDHIKRELGALQQEKESFASLMKHEQLALSEKAQNEQSQMLQEFESQRRDLETDLQNRREEMERCLQDRERAFEEEKEREHNNIKHLNEVAERQWQEVKSERLRLQKEKEEFKLNQKQLEVNQLEMNKDIVELNGLNSKLKKQREQFIEERNRFLAFVEKFKGCESCGEITREFVFSDLQLPENEIKHREAIPVPRLADEFLNSPQGNAAASDLGYSDSGGHMTWLRKCTSKIFNLSPGKKIENVSAPVLTESSPSSAMLVNKGASGHGISEDEPQSFGMTNDTYDVQRQLQSESIIREVDNACAPSVDDHSYMDSKVQEVPEDSLQSELKSGRRKPARQRKSGVYRMRSVKDVVKDAKVFLERSELNANAQTEAIDHINEESKGDSSRAEKSAGNNARKRQHAQTSRITESEQDDGNSEEHSESVTAGGRRKRRQTATSVMQTPGEKRYNLRRHKTAGIVTAAHTSADLTKSKGKEATDGDAVEVAPTPEGVSAPSSSVAGKNGQITGLVQVTTVKSVEISEDRVVRFKTPSDIDNDDGDVAKSIENAHLSEEVNGTPEYGNEDENVSTIHEAEDNSDDDDDESEHPGEASIGRKLWTFFTT; encoded by the exons ATGTTCACGCCGCAGAGGAAGGCGTGGCCGGCGGTGACGGCAATTGCGCCGAGGAGTGCTTCGGCGGCGGCGACGGGGAAGGGTAAAGCGGTGGCGTTTCCTGATATTCCGCCGCCGTTGGATTCGCTGAGCGGCGAGGCGGCGGAGATTGGCGGCGGAGATATGGAGGACTGGAAGAGGTTCAGAGAGGCGGGGCTGTTGGACGAGGCGGTCATGCAGAGAAAGGACCGCGAGGCTCTTCTTCTCAAGCTCTCGAAGCTTGAAAACGAG CTTTATGACTACCAGTATAACATGGGGCTTCTCTTGATTGAGAAGAAAGAGTGGACTTCCAAGTACGAAGAACTGACACAAGCGCTAGCGGAAACTCAGGAGATCCTCAAACGTGAACAGTCAGCACATTTAATTGCATTTTCTGAAGttgaaaagagagaggagaattTGAGAAGAGCATTGAGCGCTGAGAAGAAGTGTGTGATTGAT CTTGAAAAATCTCTACGTGAACTTCAAGGAGAGCGTCACCAACTCAAACTTACATCTGAGACAAAGTTAGCTAATGCAGATGCTTTGGTTGTTGGAATTGGAGAGAAATCTTTGGAGGTAGAAGAAAAGTTGCATGCTGCTGAAGCCAAGCTTGCTGAGGTAAACAGAAAGAGTTCAGAATTGGAAATGAGATTGCAAGAGGTGGAGGCTCGTGAAAGTATTCTCCAGAGGGAGCGCCTATCCTTAGTTGCTGA GCAAGAGGCACATAAGgcaattttttataaacaaagaGAAGACTTACGAGAGTGGGAGAGGAAACTGCAGGAAGGAGAGGAAAGGCTATGTAACAATAGGAAAATCCTTcatgagagagaggagaaggcAAATGAAATAGAAGCAACTATTAAGCGGAAAGAGAGGAGCCTTGAAGAGGCCCAAAAGAAGATTGACTTATCGAACACAACGTtgaaagagaaggaagatgaTATCAACGAAAGACTGGCGGATGTAGTTTTAAAGGAAAAA AAAGCTGACTCTCTGAGAAGCTCCCTtgagatgaaggagaaggaattACTTGTGTTGGAAGAAAAGCTTGACTCTAGAGAAAGA gTGGAGATTCAGATTCTTCTTGACAAGCAAAGGGCTATCCTGGATGTTAAAATGCAGGAGTTTGAGCTGGAActagaagaaaaaaggaaatcCCTTAATGAGGAATACAGTAGCAAGTTAGATGAGGTGGAGCAGAGGAAGGTTAAAATCAACCATGAGAAAGAGAAGTTGATCAAACAAGGTCAAGCGTTGGATAAAAGGGAAGAGAGACTGCGTGAGAAAGAGAAGGACATTGAAACCAAGATGAAAAGTTGTAAAGAGATAGAAAAGGATGTGAAAGCTAATGAGAAAAGGTTGGAGGCAGAAAAGCAACAAATACTTGCTGATCAAGAGAGTCTGCAAAATCTCAGAGATGAAATTGAGAAGGCAAGGGATGAAAATGCTCAGCAGAAGCTGCAAATTCAAGAAGAGAGTGAGAAACTGAGGATAACTAAGAAAGAGAGGTCAGAGCACCTCCGTTTGCAGTCACAATTGAAACAGGAGATAGAAAATTACAGACTTCAGAAGGAGATGCTTTTGAAGGAAGGTGAAGATTTAAAACAAGAAAGGGAGAAGTTTGAGAAAGAGTGGGAAGTTTTGGATGAGAAAAGAACAGAAACTAGTAGGGAGCTAAAACAAATTgttgaagagaaagagaaattggAGAAATTGCAACACTCTGAAGAAGAAAGGCTGAAAAAAGAGAAACGTGCAATGCAGGACCATATAAAGAGGGAGTTGGGAGCTCTTCAACAGGAGAAGGAATCATTTGCATCCTTAATGAAGCATGAGCAATTAGCTCTATCTGAGAAAGCACAGAATGAGCAAAGTCAAATGCTTCAAGAATTTGAGTCGCAAAGAAGGGATCTTGAGACTGATCTGCAGAACAGACGTGAAGAAATGGAGAGGTGTTTACAGGACAGGGAAAGAGCATTTGaggaggagaaagaaagagagcatAATAATATTAAGCACTTGAATGAAGTTGCTGAGAGGCAATGGCAAGAAGTGAAGTCCGAAAGGCTTAGACTACAGAAGGAAAAGGAGGAATTTAAATTGAACCAGAAGCAGTTGGAAGTGAACCAACTTGAAATGAATAAAGATATTGTTGAACTCAACGGTCTTAACAGTAAACTCAAGAAGCAGCGGGAACAgtttattgaagaaagaaatcGTTTCCTTGCATTTGTTGAGAAGTTCAAGGGTTGCGAAAGTTGTGGGGAAATCACAAGGGAGTTTGTTTTCTCGGATCTCCAACTAcctgaaaatgaaataaaacatAGGGAGGCTATTCCTGTACCGAGGCTGGCTGATGAATTTTTGAATAGCCCTCAAGGCAATGCAGCTGCTTCTGATTTGGGATATTCAGACTCTGGGGGCCACATGACATGGCTCCGCAAATGCACCTCAAAGATTTTTAACTTATCTCCAGGTAAAAAGATTGAGAATGTTTCTGCTCCCGTTTTGACAGAATCATCACCATCGTCAGCCATGCTGGTCAACAAAGGAGCTAGTGGGCATGGTATTTCTGAGGATGAGCCACAGTCTTTTGGCATGACTAATGACACCTATGATGTTCAGCGGCAGCTCCAATCTGAAAGCATCATTAGAGAGGTGGATAATGCTTGTGCCCCATCAGTTGATGATCATAGCTACATGGACAGTAAGGTACAGGAAGTTCCAGAAGATTCCCTGCAATCAGAACTGAAGAGTGGTCGGCGCAAGCCTGCAAGGCAACGCAAGTCAGGAGTGTATAGAATGCGTTCTGTCAAGGATGTTGTTAAAGATGCAAAGGTTTTTCTTGAAAGATCAGAATTGAATGCTAATGCCCAGACTGAAGCTATTGACCATATCAATGAAGAAAGCAAGGGTGATTCCAGTCGTGCTGAGAAATCTGCTGGTAACAATGCAAGGAAGAGGCAACATGCACAAACCTCAAGGATAACAGAGAGTGAGCAGGATGATGGCAATAGTGAAGAGCATTCAGAAAGTGTCACAGCTGGTGGACGCAGGAAGAGGCGTCAAACAGCTACTTCAGTCATGCAAACTCCAGGAGAGAAGCGATACAATCTCAGACGACATAAGAC TGCAGGGATAGTCACAGCAGCACACACCTCAGCTGACCTGACAAAGTCAAAGGGGAAAGAAGCCACTGATGGTGATGCAGTGGAAGTAGCACCAACACCTGAAGGTGTTTCTGCACCATCATCGAGCGTTGCTGGTAAGAATGGCCAAATTACAGGATTGGTACAAGTTACAACAGTTAAAAGTGTGGAGATCTCCGAGGATAGAGTTGTTCGG TTTAAAACACCGTCAGACATTGATAATGACGATGGCGATGTGGCAAAATCGATTGAAAATGCCCATTTGAGTGAGGAAGTAAATGGTACCCCTGAATATGGCAATGAAGATGAGAATGTGAGCACAATCCATGAAGCTGAGGATAACtctgatgacgatgatgatgagtCAGAGCATCCAGGTGAAGCTTCAATAGGAAGGAAGTTATGGACTTTCTTCACAACATGA
- the LOC126714963 gene encoding nuclear matrix constituent protein 1-like isoform X2 has product MFTPQRKAWPAVTAIAPRSASAAATGKGKAVAFPDIPPPLDSLSGEAAEIGGGDMEDWKRFREAGLLDEAVMQRKDREALLLKLSKLENELYDYQYNMGLLLIEKKEWTSKYEELTQALAETQEILKREQSAHLIAFSEVEKREENLRRALSAEKKCVIDLEKSLRELQGERHQLKLTSETKLANADALVVGIGEKSLEVEEKLHAAEAKLAEVNRKSSELEMRLQEVEARESILQRERLSLVAEQEAHKAIFYKQREDLREWERKLQEGEERLCNNRKILHEREEKANEIEATIKRKERSLEEAQKKIDLSNTTLKEKEDDINERLADVVLKEKKADSLRSSLEMKEKELLVLEEKLDSRERVEIQILLDKQRAILDVKMQEFELELEEKRKSLNEEYSSKLDEVEQRKVKINHEKEKLIKQGQALDKREERLREKEKDIETKMKSCKEIEKDVKANEKRLEAEKQQILADQESLQNLRDEIEKARDENAQQKLQIQEESEKLRITKKERSEHLRLQSQLKQEIENYRLQKEMLLKEGEDLKQEREKFEKEWEVLDEKRTETSRELKQIVEEKEKLEKLQHSEEERLKKEKRAMQDHIKRELGALQQEKESFASLMKHEQLALSEKAQNEQSQMLQEFESQRRDLETDLQNRREEMERCLQDRERAFEEEKEREHNNIKHLNEVAERQWQEVKSERLRLQKEKEEFKLNQKQLEVNQLEMNKDIVELNGLNSKLKKQREQFIEERNRFLAFVEKFKGCESCGEITREFVFSDLQLPENEIKHREAIPVPRLADEFLNSPQGNAAASDLGYSDSGGHMTWLRKCTSKIFNLSPGKKIENVSAPVLTESSPSSAMLVNKGASGHGISEDEPQSFGMTNDTYDVQRQLQSESIIREVDNACAPSVDDHSYMDSKVQEVPEDSLQSELKSGRRKPARQRKSGVYRMRSVKDVVKDAKVFLERSELNANAQTEAIDHINEESKGDSSRAEKSAGNNARKRQHAQTSRITESEQDDGNSEEHSESVTAGGRRKRRQTATSVMQTPGEKRYNLRRHKTDSHSSTHLS; this is encoded by the exons ATGTTCACGCCGCAGAGGAAGGCGTGGCCGGCGGTGACGGCAATTGCGCCGAGGAGTGCTTCGGCGGCGGCGACGGGGAAGGGTAAAGCGGTGGCGTTTCCTGATATTCCGCCGCCGTTGGATTCGCTGAGCGGCGAGGCGGCGGAGATTGGCGGCGGAGATATGGAGGACTGGAAGAGGTTCAGAGAGGCGGGGCTGTTGGACGAGGCGGTCATGCAGAGAAAGGACCGCGAGGCTCTTCTTCTCAAGCTCTCGAAGCTTGAAAACGAG CTTTATGACTACCAGTATAACATGGGGCTTCTCTTGATTGAGAAGAAAGAGTGGACTTCCAAGTACGAAGAACTGACACAAGCGCTAGCGGAAACTCAGGAGATCCTCAAACGTGAACAGTCAGCACATTTAATTGCATTTTCTGAAGttgaaaagagagaggagaattTGAGAAGAGCATTGAGCGCTGAGAAGAAGTGTGTGATTGAT CTTGAAAAATCTCTACGTGAACTTCAAGGAGAGCGTCACCAACTCAAACTTACATCTGAGACAAAGTTAGCTAATGCAGATGCTTTGGTTGTTGGAATTGGAGAGAAATCTTTGGAGGTAGAAGAAAAGTTGCATGCTGCTGAAGCCAAGCTTGCTGAGGTAAACAGAAAGAGTTCAGAATTGGAAATGAGATTGCAAGAGGTGGAGGCTCGTGAAAGTATTCTCCAGAGGGAGCGCCTATCCTTAGTTGCTGA GCAAGAGGCACATAAGgcaattttttataaacaaagaGAAGACTTACGAGAGTGGGAGAGGAAACTGCAGGAAGGAGAGGAAAGGCTATGTAACAATAGGAAAATCCTTcatgagagagaggagaaggcAAATGAAATAGAAGCAACTATTAAGCGGAAAGAGAGGAGCCTTGAAGAGGCCCAAAAGAAGATTGACTTATCGAACACAACGTtgaaagagaaggaagatgaTATCAACGAAAGACTGGCGGATGTAGTTTTAAAGGAAAAA AAAGCTGACTCTCTGAGAAGCTCCCTtgagatgaaggagaaggaattACTTGTGTTGGAAGAAAAGCTTGACTCTAGAGAAAGA gTGGAGATTCAGATTCTTCTTGACAAGCAAAGGGCTATCCTGGATGTTAAAATGCAGGAGTTTGAGCTGGAActagaagaaaaaaggaaatcCCTTAATGAGGAATACAGTAGCAAGTTAGATGAGGTGGAGCAGAGGAAGGTTAAAATCAACCATGAGAAAGAGAAGTTGATCAAACAAGGTCAAGCGTTGGATAAAAGGGAAGAGAGACTGCGTGAGAAAGAGAAGGACATTGAAACCAAGATGAAAAGTTGTAAAGAGATAGAAAAGGATGTGAAAGCTAATGAGAAAAGGTTGGAGGCAGAAAAGCAACAAATACTTGCTGATCAAGAGAGTCTGCAAAATCTCAGAGATGAAATTGAGAAGGCAAGGGATGAAAATGCTCAGCAGAAGCTGCAAATTCAAGAAGAGAGTGAGAAACTGAGGATAACTAAGAAAGAGAGGTCAGAGCACCTCCGTTTGCAGTCACAATTGAAACAGGAGATAGAAAATTACAGACTTCAGAAGGAGATGCTTTTGAAGGAAGGTGAAGATTTAAAACAAGAAAGGGAGAAGTTTGAGAAAGAGTGGGAAGTTTTGGATGAGAAAAGAACAGAAACTAGTAGGGAGCTAAAACAAATTgttgaagagaaagagaaattggAGAAATTGCAACACTCTGAAGAAGAAAGGCTGAAAAAAGAGAAACGTGCAATGCAGGACCATATAAAGAGGGAGTTGGGAGCTCTTCAACAGGAGAAGGAATCATTTGCATCCTTAATGAAGCATGAGCAATTAGCTCTATCTGAGAAAGCACAGAATGAGCAAAGTCAAATGCTTCAAGAATTTGAGTCGCAAAGAAGGGATCTTGAGACTGATCTGCAGAACAGACGTGAAGAAATGGAGAGGTGTTTACAGGACAGGGAAAGAGCATTTGaggaggagaaagaaagagagcatAATAATATTAAGCACTTGAATGAAGTTGCTGAGAGGCAATGGCAAGAAGTGAAGTCCGAAAGGCTTAGACTACAGAAGGAAAAGGAGGAATTTAAATTGAACCAGAAGCAGTTGGAAGTGAACCAACTTGAAATGAATAAAGATATTGTTGAACTCAACGGTCTTAACAGTAAACTCAAGAAGCAGCGGGAACAgtttattgaagaaagaaatcGTTTCCTTGCATTTGTTGAGAAGTTCAAGGGTTGCGAAAGTTGTGGGGAAATCACAAGGGAGTTTGTTTTCTCGGATCTCCAACTAcctgaaaatgaaataaaacatAGGGAGGCTATTCCTGTACCGAGGCTGGCTGATGAATTTTTGAATAGCCCTCAAGGCAATGCAGCTGCTTCTGATTTGGGATATTCAGACTCTGGGGGCCACATGACATGGCTCCGCAAATGCACCTCAAAGATTTTTAACTTATCTCCAGGTAAAAAGATTGAGAATGTTTCTGCTCCCGTTTTGACAGAATCATCACCATCGTCAGCCATGCTGGTCAACAAAGGAGCTAGTGGGCATGGTATTTCTGAGGATGAGCCACAGTCTTTTGGCATGACTAATGACACCTATGATGTTCAGCGGCAGCTCCAATCTGAAAGCATCATTAGAGAGGTGGATAATGCTTGTGCCCCATCAGTTGATGATCATAGCTACATGGACAGTAAGGTACAGGAAGTTCCAGAAGATTCCCTGCAATCAGAACTGAAGAGTGGTCGGCGCAAGCCTGCAAGGCAACGCAAGTCAGGAGTGTATAGAATGCGTTCTGTCAAGGATGTTGTTAAAGATGCAAAGGTTTTTCTTGAAAGATCAGAATTGAATGCTAATGCCCAGACTGAAGCTATTGACCATATCAATGAAGAAAGCAAGGGTGATTCCAGTCGTGCTGAGAAATCTGCTGGTAACAATGCAAGGAAGAGGCAACATGCACAAACCTCAAGGATAACAGAGAGTGAGCAGGATGATGGCAATAGTGAAGAGCATTCAGAAAGTGTCACAGCTGGTGGACGCAGGAAGAGGCGTCAAACAGCTACTTCAGTCATGCAAACTCCAGGAGAGAAGCGATACAATCTCAGACGACATAAGAC GGATAGTCACAGCAGCACACACCTCAGCTGA